One Oryza glaberrima chromosome 11, OglaRS2, whole genome shotgun sequence genomic region harbors:
- the LOC127755635 gene encoding putative disease resistance RPP13-like protein 1: MATTAALVFAGKSVATPAISFIVNKAFSYLSEWHQAEGMKVVKDRLLQMLNQIQAVYDAVDHQQINEQSHALDKWLWQFRDAVEGAEDVLDEIDYYKLEEEAGVHNLELEVCNSVAKKFKQNFVRKVAKYTSEGNMVKNLRMALTRLDETAAGVGTFLHLTSRFGSALLPDHAEKINQETSSTLVATEIFGRDTEKNEVMRWLVDNIEGDSNTPGINRVPVSAIIGMGGIGKTTLAQIVCEELRDLTYFDSIVWVHVSDNSFNAARITKNILEALTKQKPNADTLEALQHILKENLESKKFLLILDDVWEDSNWGEWQKLMAPFQNSPHNGSRILLTTRMTSVADMKYAFYGMKTKDYEHLLPLAEKIAKKFQGCPLVTKIASEHLRSNVSHHHWNNLYRQLENLEGKMSAIITTVLQSSYHHLPEHLQLCFRYCSIFPKGYEFKKDEIVKMWMGSGLILIDSGTERPEDIGERYLVQLARKSFFTFATVGDPCSKFYAEYYVMHDLLHELACSVSVGECLRLESSGYMQHKCTVRHLWIANFNKLTTEEIKAISSFENLRSLIIEDSYHVNDVCIAALEEVVQLLRGLRLLSLKGITKFCLAKEVVNKHLRYISFSGMQDIDGISKLYHLQVLTAVKRISTALKQVNNIENLSHLRYVSYGSNGFGEFFVGRLTSLQELHNFEIQLKEGYRISSLRNLSSICKLQICNLENVGTHEEIIEAKLRDKSYLRSLSLNWSETTNVLKNDDDLILDKLEPHSHLENLEISGYNGLRFPTWLSHPCLINMVSLELRKCRSWAYLPALGNLQRLKHLELHKLAELKRIDQSSGNSLPPNLKTLVVEGCKKLGELPLLPSSLTRLEVNDVGLTTLPRIYDHHVNIMDFESKETKLISVIISNCSNLISLEESFLLQEHHIRSLRILRIVDCEKLIRAPLLFSEMDNLAEFHIGKCYRLRVRENDDNVLLPRTLKELSMVQCGDLQLPLLESLVGLTNLTSLSLCNCIRVRSLPQSDVFRSLRSLREMAVADCTSLASLGGLGALSYLNWLEITECPRLQGYARYDEVDEDPVLEFSLEVYSLWIHTPDMLQREPLRRLHNTNV; encoded by the exons ATGGCTACTACTGCTGCATTGGTTTTTGCAGGGAAGTCAGTTGCAACACCGGCCATTTCATTCATTGTGAACAAAGCATTCAGCTATCTCAGTGAGTGGCACCAGGCTGAGGGTATGAAGGTTGTCAAAGATAGGCTGTTACAAATGCTCAACCAGATCCAAGCAGTGTATGATGCTGTTGATCATCAGCAGATCAATGAGCAGAGTCATGCACTGGATAAGTGGCTGTGGCAGTTCCGGGATGCTGTTGAGGGGGCTGAGGATGTACTTGATGAGATAGACTACTACAAGCTTGAGGAAGAGGCTGGAGTCCACAACCTAGAACTTGAGGTGTGTAATTCAGTcgcaaaaaaattcaaacaaaattttgttcGTAAGGTTGCTAAGTATACTTCTGAGGGGAACATGGTAAAGAATCTTAGGATGGCTCTCACGAGGTTGGATGAAACTGCTGCTGGTGTTGGTACATTCCTTCATCTAACAAGCCGTTTTGGTAGTGCTCTCTTGCCAGATCATGCTGAAAAGATTAATCAAGAGACTAGCTCCACTTTGGTGGCCACTGAGATCTTCGGTCGTGACACAGAGAAGAACGAGGTTATGAGGTGGTTGGTTGACAATATAGAGGGAGATTCGAACACTCCTGGAATCAACCGAGTCCCTGTTTCTGCAATAATTGGAATGGGGGGTATAGGAAAGACTACTCTTGCTCAGATTGTGTGCGAAGAATTAAGAGATTTAACATACTTTGATAGTATTGTGTGGGTACATGTGTCTGATAATTCTTTCAATGCAGCAAGGATAACAAAAAACATCTTGGAGGCACTTACAAAACAGAAGCCTAATGCTGATACTTTGGAAGCATTGCAACACATTCTCAAAGAGAATCTCGAATCAAAGAAGTTTTTGCTCATATTGGATGATGTTTGGGAAGACAGCAATTGGGGTGAATGGCAAAAATTAATGGCTCCTTTCCAGAACAGCCCCCATAACGGAAGTAGAATCCTGTTGACAACTCGAATGACATCTGTAGCAGATATG AAGTATGCCTTTTATGGTATGAAAACCAAAGATTATGAAC ATCTCCTGCCACTTGCTGAAAAAATAGCAAAGAAGTTTCAAGGGTGTCCCTTGGTGACAAAGATTGCAAGCGAGCATCTCAGGAGCAATGTAAGTCATCATCATTGGAATAATTTATACAGGCAGTTGGAAAACTTAGAAGGAAAAATGAGTGCCATTATCACAACAGTTCTTCAGTCGAGCTACCACCATCTACCTGAACATTTACAGCTTTGCTTTAGATACTGCAGTATATTTCCAAAAGGTTATGAATTTAAGAAGGACGAAATAGTGAAAATGTGGATGGGTTCAGGATTGATCCTAATTGATAGTGGAACAGAAAGGCCAGAAGACATCGGAGAAAGATACTTGGTGCAATTGGCAAGAAAATCATTCTTTACTTTTGCGACAGTGGGAGATCCTTGTAGCAAATTCTACGCAGAATATTATGTGATGCATGATTTATTACATGAATTGGCATGCAGTGTTTCTGTTGGTGAATGTCTAAGACTTGAATCTAGTGGCTATATGCAGCACAAGTGTACAGTTAGACATTTGTGGATTGCAAACTTCAACAAGTTAACAACCGAGGAGATTAAGGCAATTTCCAGCTTTGAGAATTTGCGTTCACTTATCATTGAAGACTCCTATCATGTCAACGATGTTTGCATAGCTGCATTGGAGGAAGTTGTACAGCTTCTAAGAGGATTGCGGTTATTGAGCTTAAAAGGGATAACCAAGTTCTGTTTGGCAAAAGAAGTTGTTAATAAGCACCTTCGTTATATCTCTTTCTCTGGGATGCAGGATATAGATGGAATCTCTAAACTCTATCATTTGCAAGTGCTTACTGCAGTGAAAAGAATAAGTACAGCACTGAAACAAGTGAATAATATCGAAAACCTTTCTCATCTGCGGTATGTATCATATGGCAGTAACGGATTTGGTGAATTTTTTGTTGGCAGATTAACTTCACTTCAAGAATTGCACAATTTTGAGATTCAACTGAAGGAAGGTTACAGAATAAGTTCACTGAGGAATTTAAGCAGTATTTGCAAGCTACAGATTTGCAACCTTGAGAATGTTGGGACCCATGAAGAGATTATTGAGGCTAAGCTAAGAGATAAATCATATCTTAGATCGTTGTCCTTAAACTGGTCTGAGACTACTAATGTATTGAAGAATGATGATGACCTGATTCTTGATAAACTTGAGCCACATTCTCATCTTGAAAATCTGGAAATATCAGGGTATAATGGTCTTCGATTTCCAACTTGGCTAAGCCATCCATGCCTGATAAATATGGTGTCACTAGAGCTGAGAAAATGTAGAAGTTGGGCATACCTCCCAGCTCTTGGAAATTTACAGCGGCTCAAGCATCTTGAATTGCACAAACTTGCAGAATTGAAACGGATCGACCAATCATCAGGCAATTCCCTGCCCCCAAATCTGAAAACTCTAGTGGTGGAAGGTTGCAAAAAATTAGGGGAACTGCCACTTCTACCTTCAAGTTTGACACGGTTAGAAGTAAATGATGTTGGATTGACCACCCTTCCAAGGATATATGACCATCATGTTAACATCATGGATTTCGAAAGCAAGGAAACCAAGCTAATCTCAGTTATCATCAGCAACTGCTCAAATTTAATTTCTCTGGAGGAAAGCTTTCTACTGCAGGAGCACCATATCCGAAGTCTTCGTATCCTAAGGATTGTTGATTGTGAAAAGTTGATCCGAGCTCCTTTGTTATTTTCAGAAATGGATAATCTTGCAGAATTTCATATTGGTAAGTGTTACCGGTTGAGAGTGAGGGAAAACGATGATAATGTACTACTCCCCCGCACACTTAAGGAACTCTCCATGGTGCAGTGTGGTGACCTCCAGCTTCCACTGCTGGAGTCACTGGTTGGTCTGACTAATCTTACGTCATTGAGTCTGTGTAACTGCATCAGGGTGAGGTCCCTTCCACAGTCAGACGTGTTCCGGAGTCTCAGGTCACTGCGAGAGATGGCTGTGGCTGATTGTACTAGCTTGGCATCCTTGGGTGGGCTTGGAGCCCTTTCATATCTCAATTGGCTGGAAATCACAGAGTGCCCGAGGCTTCAGGGGTATGCCAGATATGATGAAGTGGATGAAGATCCGGTGTTGGAGTTCTCCCTGGAGGTCTACTCTCTCTGGATACATACCCCCGATATGTTACAAAGGGAGCCGCTTAGGAGATTACACAACACAAATGTTTGA
- the LOC127753989 gene encoding DNA repair protein RAD51 homolog A translates to MSTSAAAAAAAEQQQEEGEHGPFPIEQLQASGIAALDVKKLKDSGLYTVESVAYTPRKDLLQIKGISEAKVDKIVEAASKLVPLGFTSASQLHAQRLEIIQVTTGSRELDKILDGGIETGSITEIYGEFRSGKTQLCHTLCVTCQLPLDQGGGEGKALYIDAEGTFRPQRLLQIADRFGLNGADVLENVAYARAYNTDHQSRLLLEAASMMIETRFALMIVDSATALYRTDFSGRGELSARQMHMAKFLRSLQKLADEFGVAVVITNQVVAQVDGSAMFAGPQIKPIGGNIMAHASTTRLALRKGRGEERICKVISSPCLAEAEARFQIASEGVADVKD, encoded by the exons ATGTCGacgtctgcggcggcggcggcggcggcggagcagcagcaggaggagggggagcacGGGCCGTTCCCCATCGAGCAGCTGCAG GCATCTGGAATTGCTGCTCTGGATGTGAAAAAGCTCAAGGATTCTGGTCTGTACACAGTGGAGTCTGTGGCCTATACTCCAAGGAAAGACCTTTTGCAAATCAAAGGAATTAGTGAAGCCAAAGTTGACAAGATAGTAGAAGCAG CATCAAAGCTAGTCCCATTGGGATTTACAAGTGCGAGCCAACTTCATGCACAAAGGCTGGAGATTATTCAAGTGACAACTGGATCTAGAGAGCTTGATAAGATTTTGGATG GGGGGATAGAAACTGGCTCTATCACAGAGATTTATGGTGAATTCCGATCAGGGAAGACTCAGCTGTGCCACACACTGTGTGTCACATGTCAG CTTCCATTGGACCAAGGTGGTGGTGAAGGGAAGGCTTTGTACATTGATGCAGAGGGAACATTCAGACCACAAAGGCTGCTCCAGATAGCTGACAG GTTCGGGTTGAATGGTGCTGATGTATTAGAGAATGTGGCTTATGCCAGAGCTTATAATACTGATCATCAATCCAGACTTCTGCTGGAGGCAGCTTCCATGATGATAGAGACTAG GTTTGCTCTCATGATTGTAGACAGCGCGACAGCTTTGTACAGAACTGATTTCTCAGGTCGAGGGGAGCTCTCAGCGAGGCAAATGCACATGGCTAAGTTTCTGAGGAGCCTTCAGAAATTAGCAGATGAG TTTGGAGTGGCTGTGGTTATCACTAATCAAGTAGTGGCACAAGTGGATGGTTCTGCCATGTTTGCTGGGCCGCAGATCAAACCCATCGGTGGAAACATCATGGCTCATGCTTCCACAACAAG GCTTGCTCTTCGCaagggaagaggggaagagcGAATCTGTAAAGTGATAAGCTCTCCATGCTTGGCTGAAGCCGAAGCAAGGTTTCAGATAGCATCTGAAGGCGTTGCAGACGTCAAGGATTGA
- the LOC127755908 gene encoding proteasome subunit alpha type-5, which translates to MFLTRTEYDRGVNTFSPEGRLFQVEYAIEAIKLGSTAIGLKTKDGVVLAVEKRVTSPLLEPSSVEKIMEIDEHIGCAMSGLIADARTLVEHARVETQNHRFSYGEPMTVESTTQAICDLALRFGEGDEESMSRPFGVSLLIAGHDENGPSLYYTDPSGTFWQCNAKAIGSGSEGADSSLQEQYNKELTLQEAETIALSILKQVMEEKVTPNNVDIAKVSPNYHLYTPAEVEAVIARL; encoded by the exons ATGTTCCTCACGAG GACGGAGTACGACCGCGGGGTGAACACCTTCTCCCCGGAGGGGCGGTTGTTCCAGGTCGAGTACGCCATTGAGGCCATCAAG TTGGGGTCAACTGCGATCGGGTTGAAGACCAAGGATGGTGTTGTCCTTGCTGTAGAGAAACGTGTGACCTCGCCACTGCTG GAACCAAGCAGTGTGGAGAAAATCATGGAAATTGACGAGCACATAGGCTGTGCCATGAGTGGCCTTATTGCTGATGCTAGAACATTGGTTGAGCATGCTCGTGTTGAAACCCAG AATCATAGGTTCTCATATGGGGAGCCAATGACAGTAGAATCTACTACACAAGCTATCTGTGACTTAGCTCTGCGTTTTGGTGAAGGTGATGAAGAGTCGATG TCACGACCATTTGGTGTCTCTCTCCTTATTGCTGGTCATGATGAGAATGGACCCAGCTT GTACTACACTGACCCATCAGGAACCTTTTGGCAGTGCAATGCCAAGGCAATTGGATCAGGTTCTGAAGGAGCTGATAGCTCATTACAGGAGCAGTACAATAAG GAGTTGACCCTTCAGGAGGCTGAGACCATAGCCCTGTCTATCTTGAAGCAGGTTATGGAAGAAAAG GTTACTCCAAACAACGTCGATATCGCAAAGGTTTCTCCCAACTACCACCTCTACACCCCTGCAGAGGTTGAAGCTGTCATTGCACGGTTGTGA